Below is a genomic region from Gillisia sp. Hel_I_86.
AACAGGGGCTCCACCACCCTCTCGGCCACCGCCCCGTCGGCCTGGTTCGCCGCGCCTACCACAACGCCCCATACCAGGCCGAGGGTATCGGTGATCGCGTGCCGTTTCCGTCCGTTTATCTTCTTGTTCCCGTCGATGCCCTTCGACTCGGAGGTCATCGGCCCCGCCTTGACGGACTGGCTGTCGATCGACAGCATACTGGGCGTTGCCCCCTTTCCCTGCCGCTTCCTCTCCATCATGTTCAGCCCTGCGTTCAGCCTTGAAAGGGTGCCGTCCCGGCCCCACTTCCTGAAATGGTAGTAGACGCTCTCCCATTTGGGAAAGCATTCCGGTAGGTTCCGCCATTGGCAGCCGGTGCGCAATATCCAAAGGATGGCGTCGGCAATGTCGCGCAACTTATAGTGGCCCTTGATTTTAACGGGAAGGAATTTTTTCAT
It encodes:
- a CDS encoding IS5 family transposase, which codes for MKSRYTRSTAQQWEIMKKFLPVKIKGHYKLRDIADAILWILRTGCQWRNLPECFPKWESVYYHFRKWGRDGTLSRLNAGLNMMERKRQGKGATPSMLSIDSQSVKAGPMTSESKGIDGNKKINGRKRHAITDTLGLVWGVVVGAANQADGAVAERVVEPLLGYLDRMEKILADHAYKKVFMEWVERTVIGLEVEISSCPPSSKGFVPVKWRWVTERTFGIFNFFRRLDKDYEKTPESQEYWVLWQNCQIILNRIE